AGTTCTGATAACATTTTAGATGTATCAACAAGTGGGATTGATGCAGTGCTACTACCTTTTTTAAATTTGCTTTTAATTGTACTAGCCTTTAAGCTCGGTGTAATTTGTCCTGATAGTACATAATTCTCATAGTATCTTATAAAAGCTTGTCCAATAGCATTCATCCCCGATTTAGGATCAAGTTTAAACTTAGAATTTATATAACTATTGTTGATATATTCTCTAAATTCAGAACTACCAGCAATTTTAGTTAAATGTTTTCTTACTGGTAAATTAGCGCCGCCTTTTTCATGCATCCTAGCAATATTAGAACGACCTCCAAACCACCCAATTTCTAATTCAATTGTAAAGTCTAGTCCGTCCATATAAACTCCTTTAAAACCAGAGTATAGTATCCAATTGAAGAGTCAATGCTAAATATTTCAAAGTAAACTAAATCCGAAATTGATATTCGGTCTTTAAGTTCGTAGTTAAGGTCTTGATATGTGTAAAGTTTAGAATATCCTTGAATATCAGATATATCAGAGTCGTAAAGCATTGCAAGTTCTTGTGGTTTTATGTCAATAATGACTCCAATAAATTCAGTGTACTTATTCTTATCAAATATTCTCTGATAAGAGTCGTCATTCTCAAGTTTTACAACATTGCCTTTATAAAATCTTAAAGGTGCTGGGTCTTTAAAAACGTTGATCATGCGTACAGACATATCTGCTAATCTTTTTCTAACACCACTCACTAGACAACCCCCACGCAAGATGGCGTTGAAGTCTCTCTTTTTAGCTTTTCTAAAAATGCATCAAGTTGTGA
The genomic region above belongs to Borreliella afzelii and contains:
- a CDS encoding DUF1506 family protein encodes the protein MSGVRKRLADMSVRMINVFKDPAPLRFYKGNVVKLENDDSYQRIFDKNKYTEFIGVIIDIKPQELAMLYDSDISDIQGYSKLYTYQDLNYELKDRISISDLVYFEIFSIDSSIGYYTLVLKEFIWTD